Below is a genomic region from Ciona intestinalis chromosome 14, KH, whole genome shotgun sequence.
GACCATGTAAGGACAAACGTGTCAAAAATAAGTTCATGAATTCACTTGAATATTGACTTCGGTTAAACCAGTTTataggataaataaattcctCTATTATGACCTATATACACATGGTAAGTCGGGATGAAtgtgaatgtatgaatgaatgtaacctactttatcctcgcgtggctggaaaacgacagtcgttatcacacgggtttagcacctcgtgtcagcttacgagctaccatgtatgttactttgtaggtgattattttttttagattttttccatttctataggtattgctgataatttggacaacccatcagtgaccactgggttggggcaattgtcgtaaacacatacgcccacaatggtagcaatgatGGAAACCGTTAGCACATGTATACTTCATATTTcccaattgtgttttaacaattgacaaAGCTATACTTTAgagtagtgaggatacggtcaaagaatgaaaacatgaaccgtcttaccccaaccgaCTATACCACGATAAGTGaaatggtagggtgggggaagatgggacacgttttNNNNNNNNNNNNNNNNNNNNNNNNNNNNNNNNNNNNNNNNNNNNNNNNNNctttccatttggtagtaaacaaagaacattcaatgatttataaaaaccgtatcctcacgactttcacagaccgttgttaattgtttaaaacacgatcaggctatttggatgttatgtattaaaggtgtcccatcttcccccaccctactatgtgtACATAGTGTTACCTCGTACACGGAAGGCAATTGAAGTCTGTGGAACAGCGGTATGTAATAAAAGCAAGCACCAAAAATCTGTACCAAAGTGGCAGCACTGAACCAAAACACCACTGTTCCCATAAGATAGGCGTAAGCCGGATAACCAAGAACAGTTATTGAGGATATGAAAGTCACAGAGAGGGATAGTGCCACTGGGATctgttaaatataaaccagaagttatatatttactttatgatGATTATATAGGAACTTAAGGGTGTTGGAAAGTTTATGACAATAAATTAcacaatttctttttttatcccCTCGGTTATCAGAACAAAGgtcatatttaattaacacAGCGAAGAGATGGGAATTAATAAAAGCGCAGAGGGTAAACGAATTAAAGCGCATTTGTTAAAAAGAGCGactgttaaaacatatatatgatGTAACTCATATAATAGTCCAAATACAACCgcttaaaaattgaaaatactttttttctataaatatattaccgGTGACATTCTTTTATTGCCAAAGTAATAATTCTCAACCGTTTTCTTGTTTCTATCTTTAAAAGCGTAATATGCCCCGATCGCCGTTGCCATTATTAGCATTCCTATAAAGCAAAGAATGGGAAATTAGAACCTTCAAATAGTTTAtgtgtaacatatatataatagagtTGTTGTGTcttcatttatatataggatgggggaagatgggacacctttcacacataataaccaaatattctgatcgtgttttaaacaattaacaacgatctatatgggagccgtgagaataaagttttttaaaaaatcgttgaatgtttgtttactaccaaattagaagagaaaatagactgaaaaggtgtcccatctcccccccaccctactatatataaaacccCATTTAATTGATAAAAGTTCGTCGCAGCATGCAGTATAGTTGCATCCTATATGCTCTTTCATCAGTGCGGGACAGTCACACGGAGATGCTACTAAGAAAAGAAATGGAATGACAAATACAATCTATTTCTATAACAAACgtcgtttaaaataaacgaaatGCAAAGACACTTCATTTAACTTAAAGGTAAAGGCGCTTATTCGGTGATTGTTGCAATGCCCCGAATGCTCACCGAAGAAAACTATGTAATCTGCTACACCGAACCCAGGCTCCGTCTCATCCATCGTATTTTAATCaagaattaaaacacacagaatatataaagtaattcAAAACCTAAACACATTTGATTGAACAAGATAAAAACTAATTCATATGCCGTGCATGCTAACACTTATTTTTATCGAGAATTTTCATCTGAACTTCCATATTCGATAACCCCTATCTTAACCTATTAGGAAAGCTACATAATAGCTTTGCTACGCTGAAGCCAGTGTAGTTGATCTGCATTACATAACGTATAAGAACACCCCACTCACGAAGTTATATTTATCGCATGATGTTTAACATACAAGTTCAATACTGAAATTATGTTTGCTTTTGACACCACTCCCCCTCAGGTTCAGAATCCCTGAAATGGCAAATGATTTACCAATAATCTTAACGACCACTTCGCTCGATGTTAAGACCCCATAACTATAACTCACGCATAGCCTATATTGGTTGACTGAGCTATATATATGATCGCATATTTTTAGGTTGCGTTTATCCTATTTTGACTTACTGTTGCATACTAATTGAATATTAAAGGGCCGTGTTACGCAGCTATATATAGCTGTTGTACATGTATGTTCTTAACATCTTGCATTTTTTCAGCAAATAAAGGAACCCTATATGGCCATTCTGCCGTTTGCAAACTGACACCACATTTTAAACATCTGTTCCTGTTTTCGTTTTATGCTATTAAAGTCTCCTAGTTTTTTTATGTCGAAATGGCAGTACGAGTTTGCAATATACTCTGTAGCATCTGTACGGTTCCTACTGTCCATTTTCTACTTTAACATAGAGTACTGATGGGACACCTCAGCTGCTTAGCctataataaccaaatatcctgatcgtgttttaaagtatagtattgtggggggTATATGCAACAGTATAAGCAAGTCATGAGGAAGCggtgttataattctttgaatgttcttgcttctttgtttactataccaaatgatACGAgaggaaataaaataaactggtgtcccatcttaccgtGACTGTGCGTCCTTTCATGTAATTCCTATTAATTATCAATGTAATATCATCTAATGATATGATTATCGAATGTTAGTTACAACCTTTTATAAAAAGGCGAATCCGCAgtacacctttttattttgaaccATACTAATTATGTTTGTGGGTTTATATCAACAAAAGCGAACCCTTGAACTTCCGCACTGTGGAATTAATTGGGCAATTACCCTTTCGCGCTAACCACATTCGATCTGTTGTGTAAACGCAGACTAGTTCTAtgcacaaaacaaactaaacccagtgtatatgtatataataagtAATCATTAAACAcaatgatatttatttgtttttcaacaTCCACAGCGATACGTAAGAAAATAAACAGTGTAACAACATATTAACTCCCCGAAAATTTTACAGGATATGTGATTTTTATTTCCactgttttgatattttataaaaatcttatataaCATTGTAAGAGCGGAAATTTGTATGGAAAAAGATTGTTAGGCTATAATTTGCCATGGAAGAAacaaaatcccccaaaaatgGAACTCATCCAGGTTTACCAATGGCTAGGATCAAAGTCATCATGAAAAGTTCACCAGATGTCGAACATATTAGTCCCACAGCGTTGTATGCGATGACCAAAGCAACGGTTTTCGTATATGTGGCCATTTTCTTCTGTAActgtatatgtatgtatattagtATGTAtgcttaattatttattttttgtaggaATTATTTGTATCTCATCTTACAACAGAAGCCTATGAGAAAAACACTAGCATGTTTTCTGTTGATTACAAAAGCTTGGCTGATGTAGTTAACAATGACGAGACCCTTGAGTTTCTACAAGGTAAAATATTGTCATTAATGGTTAATGCAAAACACTGGTGCtagtgaaaaaaattatacctCATAAAGTTACCACTAATGCATTGCAATTTTGGTCACTTTTTTTCGTCATTTTTACCAGCACCAGAATAGAAATAGACCTTGTTGTACGATTGTTTTCAAGTTGACCttacaagtttttgtttatcataTAACACAGTATTTACATTAGTGGCATCAACTTTCTAGTTTATACACTGTGGTACGATTTGATTATCTTTTCTAAACTCTATGCTATTTACAGCATAAGGTAGAAccattgtcaaccatacatacTTGTTTAGTGTGGTAGTTTCAGTCTGTACAAAATACTAAATGCAACATAATGTACATTCATTCTTAATGTATGCAGAGGTGGTACCGCACAAAATCACAGTCCGAGATTATTTGCTcatgacaaaaaaacaaaa
It encodes:
- the LOC100177337 gene encoding chromatin accessibility complex protein 1-like, with the translated sequence MEETKSPKNGTHPGLPMARIKVIMKSSPDVEHISPTALYAMTKATELFVSHLTTEAYEKNTSMFSVDYKSLADVVNNDETLEFLQEVVPHKITVRDYLLMTKKQNISDDDHSDNKSSE